The following proteins come from a genomic window of Ferviditalea candida:
- a CDS encoding MFS transporter, translated as MKTAIWLYLFTFVAIFDLHAQYPILTPFALSLGAAPSFIGLIMGAYSLTHIPGNLLAGYGIDRYGSRIFISASLLGAGALLLYQSQITDPYQLLAVRSISGFALAFLSPASLSLLAKIAKDKLQQGKFMAGNGLVHTFASVASPAAGAYLVAKVGFTTAFTVLGWGLIMSGLFAFIWIRDARRPVELSMPPVQFAGSSTSRSGLNMRNQPSFPWQIFFIPLALSFSQGILYFELPLMEASRQSVISSGILFSMVSFGSLLTLSMFFLNRLSSFVRTAAGSLAMAITFFGMAVDWPLPFSLSLFMLGMTMGLIFPALSTLLANLTDSSRYGRVFAYLSITYSIGAFFGPIFAGQMRDHASISPYYIAFLALMAALAVVPAGRIPKILTSRTG; from the coding sequence ATGAAAACGGCAATTTGGCTATATCTTTTTACATTTGTCGCCATTTTCGACCTGCACGCCCAATATCCCATTCTAACCCCTTTCGCTCTTTCTTTGGGAGCCGCGCCATCTTTCATCGGCTTGATTATGGGCGCTTATTCCCTCACCCATATCCCCGGGAACTTGCTGGCCGGATACGGCATCGACCGTTACGGCAGCCGCATTTTCATTTCCGCCAGTTTGCTCGGAGCGGGAGCGCTCCTATTGTACCAATCGCAAATCACCGATCCGTATCAGTTGCTGGCCGTGCGTTCAATCAGCGGATTTGCGCTGGCTTTTCTCTCACCCGCCAGTCTATCCCTGCTGGCTAAAATCGCCAAGGACAAATTGCAGCAGGGAAAATTCATGGCCGGAAACGGACTCGTCCACACCTTTGCGTCGGTCGCTTCCCCTGCGGCAGGCGCCTATTTGGTCGCCAAAGTCGGCTTCACCACCGCTTTTACCGTATTGGGATGGGGGCTGATCATGAGCGGATTGTTCGCGTTCATTTGGATCCGCGATGCACGGAGGCCCGTCGAGCTTTCCATGCCGCCAGTCCAGTTCGCGGGAAGCTCCACTTCCCGCTCCGGATTGAATATGCGCAATCAGCCTTCCTTCCCTTGGCAGATTTTCTTTATTCCGCTTGCGCTGTCTTTTTCACAGGGCATCCTCTACTTTGAGCTTCCGCTGATGGAAGCATCCCGGCAATCCGTCATCAGTTCGGGAATTCTGTTCTCCATGGTGAGTTTCGGATCCCTATTGACATTAAGCATGTTTTTTTTAAACAGGCTTTCATCCTTCGTCAGAACGGCCGCGGGAAGCTTGGCCATGGCCATCACCTTCTTCGGCATGGCCGTCGATTGGCCGCTGCCGTTTTCCTTGTCCTTATTCATGCTTGGGATGACCATGGGCCTGATTTTCCCGGCGCTGTCCACCTTACTGGCCAATCTCACCGATTCCAGCCGATACGGCAGGGTTTTCGCCTATTTGTCGATCACTTATTCGATCGGCGCCTTCTTCGGCCCCATCTTTGCCGGTCAAATGCGGGATCATGCCTCGATATCTCCATACTACATCGCTTTCCTCGCACTGATGGCGGCGCTTGCCGTTGTGCCTGCGGGGCGGATTCCGAAGATCCTCACCTCCAGAACGGGTTGA
- a CDS encoding transglutaminase domain-containing protein, which produces MIYLLWHILASYLGTRFARLNRAERYPAKFPFLNGLAGGAIGSVLGTTRALILIAVLFAYVTLTPDGPLTNYIKESKVYQQGATQIIEPFTGEFIHERLPIFTQAVQDQISEILQRRYEIIDRNIPDNISEAAKTIVAGKRTDLEKARALYDWVGSRVKYDNAKVTLYEEKQIWKEQTPEDTYRSKKGVCIDYSRLYAVMARSVGLRVKVVTGQGYDGRSSYGPHAWNEVYITEQGKWIPLDTTWAGSGANWFDPPHFYDTHIKGS; this is translated from the coding sequence TTGATTTATTTACTGTGGCATATTCTGGCCTCGTATCTGGGGACTCGATTCGCGAGGCTGAACCGCGCGGAAAGATATCCGGCCAAGTTTCCGTTTTTGAACGGCTTGGCGGGCGGGGCGATCGGCTCCGTGCTCGGCACGACGCGGGCGTTGATCTTAATCGCTGTCTTGTTCGCTTATGTGACGCTCACCCCCGACGGACCCTTGACGAATTACATCAAGGAATCGAAAGTGTATCAGCAGGGAGCTACGCAAATCATCGAACCGTTCACGGGGGAGTTCATACATGAACGCCTGCCGATTTTTACGCAGGCGGTGCAGGATCAAATCAGTGAAATTTTGCAGCGGCGTTATGAAATCATTGACCGGAATATTCCGGATAACATCTCCGAAGCGGCTAAAACGATCGTCGCCGGCAAGCGGACGGACTTGGAAAAAGCGAGAGCCCTGTATGATTGGGTCGGGTCCAGAGTCAAATATGACAATGCAAAAGTGACATTGTATGAGGAGAAGCAGATTTGGAAGGAGCAGACGCCGGAGGACACCTATCGATCGAAAAAAGGGGTCTGCATCGACTATTCCCGGCTTTACGCCGTCATGGCGCGATCCGTCGGTTTGCGGGTGAAGGTGGTCACGGGACAGGGATATGACGGCCGAAGCAGCTACGGGCCTCATGCATGGAATGAGGTTTATATAACCGAACAAGGAAAATGGATTCCATTGGACACAACGTGGGCCGGCAGCGGCGCCAATTGGTTTGATCCGCCCCATTTTTACGACACGCACATTAAGGGCTCGTAA